One segment of Zymoseptoria tritici IPO323 chromosome 2, whole genome shotgun sequence DNA contains the following:
- a CDS encoding putative FRE ferric reductase-like transmembrane component (Shows sequence similarity to FRE proteins of S. cerevisiae. These proteins are involved in iron uptake. They are ferroxidase(FET)-dependent reductases.) — translation MASLILDTPAMMDKRHTQDYANASALEPYWGYLPKVVPCTNDPGTCDYLDVVYSTHAQGILFVGIMWIVFGSLVFFYGIGRRFVPARQPKPSKAAGEQPPQRQSFLHRAATTTSSAIRRHLLKETPLRSIFGRTTRLQVAILAFLITYLTIFTFVGFRYESWNTPPNKQGYRKHRTSLGPWSDRIGVMAYAIVPFSVLLSTRESLLSLITGIPYQNFMFLHRWIGYVIFVQSALHTIGWCIIEVRLYQPQPRVWYDFITQAYAVWGVVAMVVMSLMLAMSLPPVIRRTGYEVFRKAHYVMAMIFIGACYGHWEHLGVFLIAALVVWGVDRFFRLARTFVLHYDFLPESTSAMRFQAADAKLQHFPDQINGDVVRLDFVHNHSPWQVGQHFYLCFPESSIWQSHPFTPLSLPGLTQSGQQHSYVFRAKSGETKKMAEIALRKLSAAAAITSTEKEDFSENHPTQPLTHDFNAASTKVILTGPYGTSHTQKLDDSPGINVLLIAGGTGITFVLPVLFHLMTAPTPGGSADRRIEFIWVVRRRQDLEWVKPELDTLRAASARMNLIIRIFVTREGGDGVEAVQPGSGDINFSAGEKSLANNVSALTSTTPSSDDDIHSPSSSASSTPSSLRKQSDLPRSAVNELNHRPSLPTLLSTFIDSTIRGPTTVYASGPPEMITDVRRQVAESNDAGKVWKGDERGWVELVADDRVEW, via the exons atggctTCCCTGATACTGGACACTCCCGCCATGATGGATAAACGACATACGCAAGACTACGCCAATGCGAGTGCGCTTGAGCCATACTGGGGATATCTTCCCAAGGTCGTCCCTTGTACCAACGATCCGGGCACTT GCGACTACCTCGATGTCGTCTACTCCACCCACGCACAGGGCATCCTCTTCGTGGGCATCATGTGGATCGTCTTCGGATCGCTCGTCTTCTTCTATGGCATCGGAAGACGCTTCGTTCCAGCACGGCAGCCAAAACCGTCGAAAGCAGCCGGCGAACAACCACCGCAACGACAATCATTCCTCCACCGAGCAGCAACAACCACATCATCCGCAATCCGACGACATCTCCTCAAAGAAACCCCTCTACGTTCCATCTTCGGTCGCACAACTCGCCTGCAAGTCGCCATCCTAGCCTTCCTCATCACCTACCTCACCATCTTCACCTTCGTCGGCTTCCGCTACGAATCATGGAATACTCCACCCAACAAGCAAGGCTACCGCAAACACCGCACCTCTCTCGGTCCCTGGTCCGACCGAATCGGCGTCATGGCGTATGCGATCGTTCCATTCTCCGTCCTTCTCTCCACCCGCGagtctctcctctccctcatcacAGGAATCCCATACCAGAACTTCATGTTCCTCCACCGCTGGATCGGATACGTCATCTTCGTCCAATCGGCTCTGCACACCATCGGCTGGTGCATCATCGAAGTCAGACTCTACCAGCCTCAACCACGAGTATGGTACGACTTTATCACGCAGGCGTACGCCGTGTGGGGTGTCGTTGCTATGGTCGTCATGTCCTTAATGCTGGCCATGTCATTGCCACCAGTGATCCGACGGACCGGTTATGAAGTCTTCCGCAAAGCACACTATGTCATGGCGATGATCTTCATCGGCGCATGTTATGGGCATTGGGAACACCTCGGCGTCTTTCTGATCGCTGCGTTGGTCGTGTGGGGTGTTGATCGGTTCTTCCGTCTTGCTCGCACGTTCGTCTTACACTACGATTTCCTTCCGGAGAGCACGTCAGCAATGCGATTCCAAGCTGCGGATGCCAAGTTGCAGCATTTTCCGGACCAAATCAACGGAGATGTCGTCCGACTGGATTTCGTCCACAATCACTCGCCATGGCAAGTCGGCCAGCATTTCTACCTCTGCTTTCCCGAGTCTTCGATCTGGCAATCCCACCCATTCACGCCGCTCAGTCTGCCAGGATTGACACAAAGTGGCCAGCAACACTCCTACGTCTTCCGCGCAAAATCTGGCGAAACGAAGAAGATGGCCGAAATCGCCTTGCGAAAGCTGTCCGCCGCAGCAGCTATCACGTCCAcggagaaggaagacttCTCCGAAAATCACCCAACTCAACCTCTCACCCACGACTTTAATGCAGCTTCCACAAAAGTCATCCTCACAGGCCCATACGGCACATCTCACACACAAAAGCTCGACGACTCTCCCGGCATCAACGTCCTTCTCATAGCCGGCGGCACAGGTATCACCTTCGTCTTGCCAGTTCTCTTCCACCTCATGACCGCACCCACACCCGGTGGCTCCGCAGATCGAAGGATCGAGTTCATCTGGGTCGTGAGGAGAAGACAGGATCTCGAGTGGGTGAAGCCAGAACTGGATACGCTCCGGGCTGCGAGCGCGAGGATGAATCTCATCATCCGCATTTTCGTCACACGCGAAGGTGGAGATGGCGTTGAGGCTGTGCAGCCTGGATCCGGCGACATTAATTTTTCAGCTGGTGAGAAGAGCCTCGCGAACAATGTCTCCGCATTGACATCCACGACGCCCTCCTCGGACGACGACATCcactctccttcctcatccGCCTCTTCAACGCCATCATCCCTCCGCAAACAATCCGATCTCCCGAGAAGTGCCGTCAACGAGCTGAACCATcgcccctccctccccaccctcctctccacatTCATCGACTCCACTATCCGCGGTCCAACAACAGTCTACGCTTCTGGACCACCAGAGATGATCACGGACGTCAGGAGGCAGGTAGCGGAGAGCAACGACGCCGGCAAAGTGTGGAAAGGAGACGAGAGAGGATGGGT